Proteins from one Elusimicrobiota bacterium genomic window:
- a CDS encoding response regulator: MEKKRILVVDDDPSVVGYLEFLLAIYGYVMEGALSGEEGLKKVDASPPDLIFLDLMMPKMSGYEVCRRLKANLRTASIPVILYTAARIGSEEKAKGIELGADEFLTKPFNTQELKARLERLFKRRSEDMGYNPLTKLPGNFFIEKEFKERLSKKGSFTFCYLDIDNFKVYNDLYGFKKGDDAILFTADVIKKAITEAGNPDDFIGHIGGDDFIFITTVDKVDTVCELATKRFDKFIFQYYDEEDVKKGYITARDRDDRLKNFPLMTISISVLTNEKSPFPPLSQMIEKMAELKSKAKREPNRPKGSFVMKI, translated from the coding sequence ATGGAAAAAAAACGAATCCTTGTTGTAGATGATGACCCGTCGGTTGTTGGTTATCTTGAATTTTTATTGGCAATTTACGGATATGTGATGGAAGGTGCTTTGTCTGGCGAGGAAGGATTAAAAAAAGTAGATGCTTCACCGCCTGATTTAATTTTTCTGGATTTGATGATGCCTAAAATGTCTGGATATGAAGTTTGTCGTCGGCTGAAAGCAAACCTGCGAACTGCATCAATCCCGGTTATTTTGTATACCGCAGCCCGAATAGGTTCTGAAGAAAAAGCCAAAGGGATAGAACTCGGTGCGGATGAGTTTCTTACCAAACCGTTCAACACGCAGGAATTAAAAGCGCGGTTAGAGCGGCTTTTCAAACGGCGCAGCGAAGATATGGGCTATAATCCGTTGACGAAACTGCCGGGCAACTTTTTTATAGAAAAAGAGTTCAAAGAACGGCTTAGTAAAAAAGGGTCTTTCACATTCTGCTATTTAGATATTGATAATTTTAAGGTATATAACGACCTCTACGGGTTCAAAAAGGGTGACGATGCAATTTTGTTTACTGCTGATGTTATAAAGAAAGCAATCACAGAAGCCGGCAACCCGGACGATTTTATCGGGCATATTGGTGGTGATGATTTTATTTTCATAACAACTGTAGATAAAGTAGATACTGTCTGTGAACTTGCTACAAAACGGTTTGATAAGTTTATATTCCAGTACTACGATGAAGAAGATGTTAAAAAAGGCTATATCACTGCGAGAGACCGCGATGACCGGCTCAAAAATTTTCCGCTTATGACGATTTCAATTAGTGTGCTTACAAACGAGAAATCGCCATTTCCACCGTTATCTCAAATGATTGAAAAAATGGCAGAGTTGAAATCAAAAGCAAAAAGAGAACCCAATAGACCTAAAGGCAGTTTCGTGATGAAGATATAA